A segment of the Denticeps clupeoides chromosome 2, fDenClu1.1, whole genome shotgun sequence genome:
TCTAACCAATCAGTCTGAGCCACCCAAGTTTAATCTGTCTCCCAACGAGCGTCTTCAGATCCTGGTCCTTGGCATTGAGCTGCCACTGAGACgtaccagcatgaaatgtatcAGAAGGTCaccagccaccaacaccataacTACTGAAGCTAGAgtgatcttcaaatggaccagaatAATCATAATGAATATACACTGTGGACCATAAGTGGACTTGTAAAACCTACTGTTCTGTCCAGTAACCTCACACATGGACAGGTACATTCTCCAATGTCCAATATTTAACTATTTTGATACCATCCCTGCTCTGACAGCTATTGCATGCTCATCCTTCCCTGATGTTCTTTGTGTGCAGAGCAGATtgtcatgtgtataaatgtatcctcatTGTTTCTATTCTTCGTCTGGTCATTGTCTTTTATCATATTCTGTGTGAAGGTGTCCATGCACCCTACTTTTATTAACCCCTCACTGTTCGTGCATCCTTCCTTCCCTGCTTAACGCATCCCTGACAGTGTACAAAATCCCTGCCTTTGGAGAGCACATCTCTGGCACCAGTAACTGGCAGAGCACTTCACAGTTGCCTGCAGACACTCATTATTGTACCGTTCTCAACACCTTCAGTGAATAAACTGTGGTGCagtcaaatatttcaaattttgaGTCATCAGTTCAAAGCACCTGCAGCAATTTTACTGCACCCCAGTTAAATggataaagaagaaaaacagttGACTTGAAAACACTTTAGGTTTACGGTTAATGGGATGGACAAATTAGTTTGAACCAAAGAAAGCCTGGTGAGAGAAGTTCTGGATGCTGGAAGAAGACCCATCATATGATTGCAAAGGAACAATTCACTTGGATTTGCTTAGTTTAGGTATACACCTTCACATCCTTTAATCTTTACTGTTCCTTTATAAGCAGCACCAATGTATAGTTAATTGCCTACTGCTTTTAAACATGGATTGGTCCCTGATTACTTGGGTGAAAGATGCATCTTTTTgccaagcattccataacagttacacccacatacacaaTGATGATCATCTCATCTAGGCTGTCTGAAACATACCATTGTTGCACTTCACATGCAGCCAGACATTCTACCACTCTAACCAATCAGTCTGAGCCACCCAAGTTTAATCTGTCTCCCAACGAGCGTCTTCAGATCCTGGTCCTTGGCATTGAGCTGCCACTGAGACgtaccagcatgaaatgtatcAGAAGGTCaccagccaccaacaccataacTACTGAAGCTAGAgtgatcttcaaatggaccagaatAATCATAATGAATATACACTGTGGACCATAAGTGGACTTGTAAAACCTACTGTTCTGTCCAGTAACCTCACACATGGACAGGTACATTCTCCAATGTCCAATATTTAACTATTTTGATACCATCCCTGCTCTGACAGCTATTGCATGCTCATCCTTCCCTGATGTTCTTTGTGTGCAGAGCAGATtgtcatgtgtataaatgtatcctcatTGTTTCTATTCTTCGTCTGGTCATTGTCTTTTATCATATTCTGTGTGAAGGTGTCCATGCACCCTACTTTTATTAACCCCTCACTGTTCGTGCATCCTTCCTTCCCTGCTTAACGCATCCCTGACAGTGTACAAAATCCCTGCCTTTGGAGAGCACATCTCTGGCACCAGTAACTGGCAGAGCACTTCACAGTGTGAGACATGACAAATGTTGGGGCTGTCAAAGCCCCTTGAAACAAActtgattttgggctaaatgtTGCAGTTGAATTGCTGCTCAGTGACCATAAAGGACCGTTTAATGTGCTGGTGATACAATTTACACAAATGAGTAGTGTAAATATGATTCTCATGAATATCTGATCTGTAGTAAGTAATACTTTCTATGTTTGCCATATTGCGGCATCTTGTGGTGATCAATTGCAACTAcaaattctttctttttccaaaaatgttaaAGCTCCAATGCTTTGCTTTTTCAGGGTGTCAAATAatgagggtgtttttttttttttttcttatgacaTTATTGAATGCGACAATCATTTAAACTCACAATCACATTATATTATTGAAGTATATTAATCAATAAATTATCCTAATGTATTTTAACAGGATTCTGTATTAAACAAGAAACAAATAATAGCATACTGTTTTATACAGatagtttatttaaaaaaaaggtttcactGTTACAAACTGtacaaacatgaataaaaatgtgaatatggCCAATCCTTAGATTGGCAGGTTTACCCTTAGGATTTTAATATCATCAATGGGACGGTCTTGTGAATTTGTTTCCACCATTCCCACACGGTTCAGTACCCCAATGCCTTGGGAAACCCGCCCAAAAATACtgtgcttcccatccaaccacTGTGTAGGGCCTAGTGTCAGGAAAAACTGACTGCCGTTGGTGTCTGGGCCGGCATTGGCCATCGCTAATATACCAGCTCCTAGAAAGAGCAAATCAGAAATCAGAATACTAGAACATTGGAAGGTTTGGTTGCACCAGTATCAGCACTAGCCCCACAGGGTCTACAAACCACACAGATATTTCTAAATGTAACcagacacaaaataataaataaattgagaTTATTACTGTGGTACaacacacaataataatttcaaaaaaTGACTTTGCCTCCATGGTATGAAAGGGGTTGTCAGATCTGCATTGGATACTGATTGGTAGATAGGAAACAGTGGCTGAGTCCACTGTTTCCTATGTACAAATCATGGAAGTTGTGATGCAAATGAAACAGACAAGGCAAACAAAAGATCTGGTGCTCTTGTGGTAACAAGCAAAGTCATTCATCAGCACAAATTTTACTGATAATGTGTCAGCTTATCATCTAATAGTAATTTAGCCCTGCGGCCAGTTTAATGCAGGGCTTCTGCATCCATCCCTGGCCTCAACAGATATAGATGATAGTGTTTTTACCAGTAAATTTCAGCTCTGGGTGAAGTTCATCCTCAAAATTTTTGCCAAATATAGATGCTCCTCCACGacctaaaaaaaatgtagtatTATTAGTCTGCACATGATATTAACCCACTTAAGAGGTCCACCAACATCACAAACGTTTAGCAGAGTAAAGCTAAATGAAGGAGATGTGATTAATTACAGTACAGATCATGGTGTCGTGCACGATTTAGGATGATGGTTAAACTTGCCTGTACCAGTCGGGTCTCCACCTTGAACCATGAAGTCTTTGATGATGCGGTGGAACTTCGTGTTGTTGTAATAGCCCCTTCTGGCGAGCTCAGCGAAGTTTTTGCAGGTTTGGGGGGCATGATTCCAGTACAGCTCAACCACTATAGTACCCATCCTAAAAGCGCACACACAATTTACCTCACAACTCCACACAAGACATTTATTCAGCATTCCAACAACTCGGAGACGGGAGTGCTCTGATCACATTATGCTTTAGTCGTCGGTAAAAACAAAAACGTCCTATTTCAAATGTCCACTGGTGACTTAAGCATTTTTAAAGAGTTAATGTTGAAGAATGTTAACTGAAACCCGCGACGGAAGATGCTCAGTAGCAGAACTGCCCTCTGATCTTCCCCTGACCTGGACCAGCCCGCGTGTTCTTACGTTGTTTCCAGCGCCACCGTGGGGGGCTGCCACGAGTCGGGGGGGATTCCTGACATGTCCGCACCTATATCTTAACCAGCAACAGAGAGCAGCAGTTTGAACACGCGGCTGCACTTCTGCAGCTTACACAGGAAACGTCTTCTTACTCTGATGTTTAACCATGAGCTCAGGTCACCCTCCAATCCCCCCGCAGCGCCATCTACTGGTCAGGAAGTAGCACTGAAGCGGCAGAAAAGCGTTTCGTCGGAGACCGGAAGTCCACAAACTCTCCCGTTCAGAAGACCTTCCAGGCAGGGccggttctagacaggcatatatgagggggCAGTCAGAAATGTGAAGGAGGCACATGGTGGCGACGGAGGAGGGAAATGggtgaggtggggtgggggtacTCTGGATGTTcctggattgcactttgtcagtgTCAGGCCTCTACtctaagacctgtccaacttgggtgtcTAACCTGAAGATTGAGCTtagggtcactgaggcacacaaacccTGATCACGACAAGGTGGTGATCCATCAGAAGGGGGaataaaaactaaaccaaaataCTCTCATCAGATTATAACTAAAAACACAACTTTACTTTGTGTCTGGATCATCCAGTCCAGCAGAGAGGCTGgcagtggtgcttgtgggatcgATGTGCTAGGTGAGACCATGTTAAAAACCGAGCCGGgattccatgttctgctactgGACTCAAGGAATTATTGCACAAGTGCAAATCGGCTCTAAACTcgcagtttatgcctggctgaaAAATTTGACACCGTCTGACACCGACTGCAAAAGTGGGAAAgttccctttttaaaatgagcTCAAATGAATCACATGAATTCaacataatattttaatgtaaatttcccTCTTGCGGGAATAATAAAGATTAATCTTATCTAATCTGATCTTAACAAAATGCATCACAGTTAAAAGAAACTGATTTGATCATGTAAGAATAACATGTTTGATTTAGAGTCAATGCTAAATCAACTTAGatcaacttaataaaaaaatttgtcagcaaaaaaaaaaatctatctgaAATAGTGGGTGAGTGGGTATCTGCACAAAAATAGCACAGAGGGAAGAAGCAAACCAGAGAGGGAACATGACATCTACTTTGAGCTGGATTTTCCAGCTAATGTACTAAATATTCAGTGTGTGGATGATTTAAGGGGGCAGGACGTTTGCTGAAGGGGCATTGCCTCCTCCTGCCCCAGTGTAGCGCCAGTGTTACGGATCAACCGGTAACTATGTTAACTGGTGACCTGCGtgtgcatgtgcttgtgtatcCTGCAGATGCTGATGGCAGCTCATTGGTACGTTTAAGAAATTGACTCCCAAGTGAGACATGAAGGTGATGGACACTCATAGCATAAAtattttgctgttaacctgttTTTAGATCATATTCTTGTATCCAGGCACGTGTAGACGTGACCAACGGACACCACTTGACATGAGCAAGTGGggaaactttcatttaatttagcaCAGTTGCTGCAACAAAACACTGGATGACTTGTGTTATATCTACATTTATGActtttggcaaaaaaaagcttacaCACAGGGACATCATCTATGGGTGTGGCCAACATGCTCACAGTGAGGGagcaaaataaatcaaacaaacaaataaataaaaaggtttatttaAGGCTTGATTGAATCAAGCATCCCATATCAGTAAGAGTATAATaccaaaatacatatttaaagattaaaaaggaaaaatatgaaaaGGAATTATGATTAGTTCTTCTAGCCTCTGTTTTCAACAGAAGACAATGTTAAGCAGGTTCAGAGCCACcaacagcacaacacaacccctccaaacacacaccacaaacaaacatatatccTGGCAGCCAACAAGGATATATGATTCCCCATGTTGTCAGTTGTCCAGATGTCCTTTTTTGTCAGCAGACCGGAGGAACAACCACACTGTTGGTATTCGTTGATACAACGTCTGAAGAAATGTTTGGCACACAATAAAAATTGTACACTCAGTATGTACGTAGCAATAATTTTTACTGCTTCACAAATACCGCTTCACATTGCTTCACATTCATAACCTATGTTACTGTAATGGTGTTGAAGACCAGGTTTCCACCTCATTTCTGTACGCAGGTTGGCCCTCCCCTGTAGTTAATCCAGCTGCTGTCGTGTCATCTGGGAACTTCATGATAGAGTTTATATtattctagtttattaacaCTATCAGTTCTTGAGTGTAGGgggaatatataaaaaaataaatgagcgTCCTCCAGCTGGATTCGAGACACAATTTATCATTGAAGGAGAATacgttttatcattttaaatgtgtacattttattttttgtgtatgtttgtttttttgccccATTTATTTATGAGTTATTTcttgtaatattttaaaacaagaaCCTTGTCAGTAGTCTTTTTATAATTTACTTGCCACTTGCCCACCCCCTGGGCATCTTATGTAGAGTGGGTGGGTTCCAGAGTGTCTGCTGTATCAGAATAAACGTAAGTGAACCATTAATAAACTGTCTTCAATAAAATAGCTCTTGTGAATGCCTCAATGTACagacaaatatttaattatagcctgctcaagagtgctctggaccTTGGAATAGGGCAAAGGTTCATCTTCCAACAGTCAACAAACCCTAAACACACatccaggtaaaaaaaaaaaaaagcattgggaatgtcc
Coding sequences within it:
- the ppil1 gene encoding peptidyl-prolyl cis-trans isomerase-like 1 is translated as MSGIPPDSWQPPTVALETTMGTIVVELYWNHAPQTCKNFAELARRGYYNNTKFHRIIKDFMVQGGDPTGTGRGGASIFGKNFEDELHPELKFTGAGILAMANAGPDTNGSQFFLTLGPTQWLDGKHSIFGRVSQGIGVLNRVGMVETNSQDRPIDDIKILRVNLPI